One region of Trinickia violacea genomic DNA includes:
- a CDS encoding intermembrane transport protein PqiB produces MNSPQGPTRDPLSGPESGHSGGGSGLPPDIPDPVQVPGSKWLPSLVWLIPLIAALIGVALVVKAVVDRGPTITISFSSAEGLEPGGKTKVKYKDVDIGSVRTITLSKDRSRVFVEVQLTKEAENFAVKDTRFWVVRPRIGTSGVSGLNTLLSGAYIGVDAGKSTEGETDFTGLETPPAVTGDQKGHQYTLRGESLGSIDIGSPVFYRRVQVGQVVSFSLDKDGTGVTIGVFVNAPYDQYVGTNSRWWHASGVDLRLDSSGLKLNTQSLATVIVGGLAFQSPPGQAVGEPAPVNTVFRLSADESFAMREPDGPALTVIMKFNQSLRGLSPGATVDFRGIVLGEVTSIGVDYDPKARDFTMPVTMNLYPDRLGRRFRESVQSGGTAAGKELLKALVAHGLRGQLRTGNLLTSQLYVALDMFPKAPAATVDLERTPLELPTVPNTLDELQLQVADIAKKLDQVPFDQIGSNLNSALKNADKLFKQLDAQVVPQARDTLAAAKQTFGAAEATLQQDSPLQSDVHQALTELTRTLQSLNALSDYLERHPESLLRGKPGDKP; encoded by the coding sequence ATGAATAGCCCGCAAGGACCGACTCGCGACCCTCTTTCCGGGCCCGAATCCGGCCATTCCGGCGGCGGCTCCGGCCTGCCGCCCGATATCCCCGATCCGGTCCAAGTCCCAGGAAGCAAGTGGCTGCCGTCGCTCGTCTGGCTGATTCCGCTGATTGCGGCGCTGATCGGCGTGGCGCTCGTCGTCAAGGCGGTCGTGGACCGCGGCCCGACGATCACGATCAGCTTCTCGAGCGCCGAAGGGCTCGAGCCGGGCGGCAAGACGAAGGTCAAGTACAAGGACGTCGACATCGGCTCGGTGAGAACGATCACGCTGTCGAAGGACCGCTCGCGCGTCTTCGTCGAAGTGCAGTTGACCAAGGAGGCCGAGAACTTCGCGGTCAAGGACACGCGCTTCTGGGTCGTGCGTCCGCGCATCGGCACGAGTGGCGTGTCGGGTCTCAACACGCTGCTCTCGGGCGCGTATATCGGCGTCGACGCGGGCAAGTCGACCGAGGGTGAAACCGACTTCACCGGACTCGAAACGCCGCCCGCCGTGACCGGCGATCAGAAGGGCCACCAGTACACCCTGCGCGGCGAATCGCTCGGCTCGATCGACATCGGCTCGCCCGTGTTCTACCGGCGCGTGCAAGTCGGCCAGGTGGTGAGCTTCTCGCTCGACAAGGACGGCACCGGCGTCACCATCGGCGTCTTCGTCAACGCGCCGTACGATCAGTACGTCGGCACCAACTCGCGCTGGTGGCATGCGAGCGGCGTCGACCTGCGCCTCGACTCGAGCGGCCTGAAGCTCAACACGCAATCGCTCGCGACGGTGATCGTCGGCGGCCTCGCGTTCCAGTCACCGCCGGGGCAGGCGGTGGGAGAGCCGGCGCCTGTCAACACCGTGTTCCGGCTGTCGGCCGACGAAAGCTTCGCGATGCGCGAGCCGGACGGTCCGGCGCTCACGGTCATCATGAAGTTCAACCAGTCGCTGCGCGGGCTCTCGCCGGGCGCAACGGTCGATTTCCGCGGCATCGTGCTCGGCGAAGTGACGAGCATCGGGGTCGACTACGATCCGAAGGCGCGCGATTTCACGATGCCCGTGACGATGAACCTGTACCCCGACCGCCTGGGCCGGCGCTTCCGCGAATCGGTTCAAAGCGGCGGCACGGCGGCCGGCAAGGAGCTGCTGAAGGCGCTCGTCGCGCATGGCCTGCGCGGTCAGCTGCGCACCGGCAACTTGCTGACGAGCCAGCTTTATGTCGCGCTCGACATGTTCCCGAAGGCGCCGGCAGCGACGGTGGACTTGGAGCGCACGCCGCTCGAGCTGCCGACCGTGCCGAACACGCTCGACGAGCTGCAGCTGCAAGTCGCGGACATCGCGAAGAAACTCGATCAGGTGCCGTTCGATCAAATCGGCTCCAACCTCAACAGTGCGCTGAAGAACGCGGACAAGCTCTTCAAGCAGCTCGACGCGCAAGTCGTGCCGCAGGCACGCGACACGCTGGCGGCCGCGAAGCAGACGTTCGGCGCCGCCGAGGCCACGCTGCAGCAGGATTCGCCGCTGCAGTCGGATGTTCATCAGGCGCTCACCGAGCTCACGCGCACGCTGCAATCGCTGAATGCGCTGTCCGATTATCTGGAACGGCACCCCGAGTCGCTGCTGCGCGGCAAACCAGGAGATAAACCATGA
- a CDS encoding PqiC family protein, with the protein MAALRLAACAAGVAALAACSSPPSRFYTLGAGGAPTGASASAAASAPQAAGVPAPANPALLIEVPPVDVPSQVARNQLVVRTNASQVDLLEQERWASLPGDEIRRALSGDLTRRLGTIDVSGSPYPGGVPVYRISVNVQRFESWLGSQAVLEAVWSVRAVGTNAVLTCRTLAAEPVGPGIDALVDGHRRAVDQMSADIAAGVRSLAAARPARATLGKAASEAAAAQPAAVPCPAATSSPGPTAGATVPAAG; encoded by the coding sequence ATGGCGGCGCTGCGTCTCGCCGCTTGCGCCGCGGGCGTGGCCGCGCTCGCGGCGTGCTCGTCGCCGCCCAGCCGCTTCTACACGCTCGGTGCGGGCGGCGCACCCACGGGCGCTTCGGCGAGTGCCGCTGCGTCGGCGCCGCAGGCTGCGGGGGTCCCGGCGCCGGCCAATCCCGCGCTGCTGATCGAAGTGCCGCCCGTCGACGTGCCGTCGCAGGTCGCGAGGAACCAATTGGTGGTGCGCACGAACGCGTCGCAAGTCGATTTGCTCGAGCAGGAGCGCTGGGCCTCGCTGCCGGGCGACGAAATCCGCCGCGCGCTGTCGGGCGACCTGACGCGGCGGCTCGGCACCATCGACGTCTCCGGCTCGCCCTACCCCGGTGGCGTGCCGGTCTACCGGATCAGCGTCAACGTGCAGCGCTTCGAATCGTGGCTCGGCTCGCAGGCCGTGCTCGAAGCGGTGTGGAGCGTGCGCGCGGTCGGCACGAACGCGGTGCTCACATGCCGCACGCTCGCCGCCGAGCCGGTCGGCCCCGGCATCGACGCGCTCGTCGACGGTCACCGGCGCGCAGTCGATCAGATGTCGGCCGACATCGCCGCAGGCGTGCGCTCGCTCGCGGCCGCCCGCCCGGCGCGCGCGACGCTCGGCAAGGCGGCCTCGGAGGCCGCGGCTGCTCAGCCCGCAGCCGTGCCATGTCCCGCTGCGACGTCCTCCCCGGGCCCCACGGCAGGGGCCACGGTGCCGGCCGCCGGCTGA
- a CDS encoding YceI family protein, translating into MLIAVGVLASSMSFGAFAADTYQLDPNHTFPSFEADHMGGVSIWRGKFTKSSGTVTLDRAAKTGTVDVTVDPASIQTGNTKLDDHLRTDAFFDVAKYPAVTYKGTSIKFDGDTPSEVVGSLTMHGVTKPLNLKIESFKCIMHPMLKKEDCGVEASGEFNRADWGMDFGSKYGFSMVTKLNIQAEGIKQ; encoded by the coding sequence CTGTTGATTGCCGTTGGAGTGCTGGCTTCGTCGATGTCGTTCGGTGCGTTTGCCGCCGACACCTACCAGCTCGATCCGAACCATACCTTCCCGAGCTTCGAGGCCGACCACATGGGCGGCGTCTCGATCTGGCGCGGCAAGTTCACGAAGTCGAGCGGCACCGTGACGCTCGATCGCGCAGCGAAGACGGGCACCGTCGACGTGACCGTCGATCCGGCGTCGATCCAGACCGGCAACACGAAGCTCGACGATCACCTGCGCACCGATGCGTTCTTCGACGTCGCGAAGTACCCGGCGGTGACCTACAAGGGCACGTCGATCAAGTTCGACGGCGACACGCCGTCCGAAGTGGTCGGCTCGCTGACGATGCACGGCGTGACCAAGCCGCTGAATCTGAAGATCGAATCGTTCAAGTGCATCATGCACCCGATGCTCAAGAAAGAAGACTGCGGCGTCGAAGCGAGTGGCGAGTTCAACCGCGCGGATTGGGGCATGGACTTCGGCAGCAAGTACGGTTTCAGCATGGTGACCAAGCTGAACATTCAGGCCGAAGGCATCAAGCAGTAA
- a CDS encoding paraquat-inducible protein A: MKRTDLIACHECDALLHKPRLSKKMSARCPRCGATLYRSSSIHLERICAVTLGALITFLIAQSFPIVELEINGITSKTTLIGALAALWSENMEIVAIVVFCSTILFPLTELLALLYVLIPIRAGFVPPGFNRVLRAIQFVRPWGMIEVLMLGILITVVKMLSLARVIPEASLFAFGALTLMFAVVVMFDPRTLWDIADTLPRRRALEQSARHTS; encoded by the coding sequence ATGAAACGAACCGATCTGATTGCATGCCATGAATGCGACGCACTGTTGCACAAACCGCGTTTAAGCAAAAAGATGAGCGCGCGCTGCCCACGGTGCGGCGCGACGCTTTACCGAAGCAGCTCGATCCATCTCGAGCGCATCTGCGCCGTCACCCTCGGCGCGCTGATCACGTTCCTGATCGCCCAGTCGTTTCCCATCGTCGAACTCGAGATCAACGGCATCACGTCGAAGACCACGTTGATCGGCGCGCTGGCCGCGCTGTGGAGCGAAAACATGGAGATCGTCGCGATCGTCGTGTTCTGCTCGACCATCCTCTTCCCGCTGACCGAGCTGCTCGCGCTGCTCTACGTGTTGATCCCGATCCGCGCGGGGTTCGTGCCGCCCGGCTTCAACCGGGTCCTGCGGGCGATTCAATTCGTGCGGCCCTGGGGGATGATCGAAGTGCTCATGCTCGGCATCCTGATTACCGTCGTCAAAATGCTGAGCCTCGCGCGCGTCATCCCCGAAGCCTCGCTCTTCGCGTTCGGCGCGCTCACGCTGATGTTCGCCGTCGTCGTGATGTTCGACCCGCGCACGCTGTGGGACATCGCCGATACGCTCCCCCGTCGCCGCGCACTCGAACAGAGTGCCCGCCACACTAGCTGA
- a CDS encoding YceI family protein: MKASLPRHLSRYLLAAFAATSLVAAGSAFAQVDLAKSTITATSKQMNVPVEGTFKKFSAQVSFDPAKPAAGSAQITVDTGSYDLGDPSYNDQVAGKDWFDAKTYPTATFVSSAIAPVGGTQFNVTGKLTIKGKSQTLTVPVTVTQQGATQVFDGTLPIKRLQFDIGTGEWKDTSTVADEVAIKFHLVTAKR, from the coding sequence ATGAAAGCCTCGCTGCCTCGTCATCTTTCCCGCTACCTGCTGGCCGCGTTCGCCGCGACATCGCTGGTCGCCGCGGGCAGTGCCTTCGCCCAGGTCGACCTGGCCAAGAGCACGATCACCGCGACGTCCAAGCAGATGAACGTGCCTGTGGAAGGCACCTTCAAGAAGTTCTCGGCGCAGGTGAGCTTCGATCCGGCCAAGCCGGCGGCGGGCAGCGCGCAGATCACCGTCGACACCGGCAGCTACGATCTCGGCGACCCGAGCTACAACGATCAGGTGGCCGGCAAGGATTGGTTCGATGCGAAGACCTATCCGACCGCCACGTTCGTCTCGAGCGCGATCGCGCCGGTGGGCGGCACCCAGTTCAACGTGACCGGCAAGCTGACGATCAAGGGCAAGTCGCAGACGCTCACCGTGCCGGTGACGGTCACGCAGCAAGGCGCGACGCAGGTTTTCGACGGCACGCTGCCGATCAAGCGCCTGCAATTCGATATCGGCACGGGGGAATGGAAGGATACGTCGACCGTGGCCGACGAAGTCGCGATCAAATTTCACCTCGTCACCGCCAAACGTTGA
- a CDS encoding cytochrome b, protein MTQPTFAESESYTRTAIALHWLIALLIVCGFALGWVMTGIPGFTPTKLKYFSWHKWIGCTVFALAVLRILWRATHAGPAMPRRMPHWQKVAANLVHVLLYVLMIAIPASGYLYSSAANIPVVYLGIVPLPRIIAPNPELKVILKAVHVALNYSLLGLVALHVAGAVKHQWLDRDGLLARMIPFLK, encoded by the coding sequence ATGACACAACCCACGTTCGCCGAGTCCGAGTCCTACACGCGCACCGCTATCGCGTTGCACTGGCTGATCGCGCTCTTGATCGTCTGCGGCTTTGCGCTCGGCTGGGTGATGACCGGCATCCCCGGCTTCACGCCCACCAAGCTCAAATATTTCTCGTGGCACAAGTGGATCGGCTGCACCGTGTTCGCGCTCGCCGTGCTGCGCATCCTGTGGCGTGCAACCCATGCTGGGCCCGCGATGCCGCGCCGCATGCCGCACTGGCAAAAAGTGGCCGCGAACCTCGTCCATGTGCTGCTCTACGTGCTGATGATCGCGATTCCGGCGTCGGGCTATCTGTACAGCTCGGCGGCCAATATCCCGGTCGTCTATCTCGGCATCGTGCCGCTGCCGCGCATCATCGCGCCGAATCCGGAGCTCAAGGTCATCCTCAAGGCGGTGCACGTCGCGCTCAACTACAGCCTGCTCGGGCTCGTCGCGCTGCACGTCGCGGGGGCCGTCAAGCATCAGTGGCTCGATCGCGACGGGCTGCTCGCCCGCATGATCCCTTTCCTCAAATAA
- a CDS encoding paraquat-inducible protein A produces the protein MTYITAAKAGFIACHACGNVDERVTPSAHPGGGKHEHAPPQRCSRCGSPLHQRNFDSIPRTWALLIAAALLYIPANLLPIMHTSSLVGSQDDTIMSGVVFFWTSGDWPLAIIIFIASILVPMLKLAVLTLLTITAQRRSPWRPLQRTKLYRLVESIGRWSMLDVFVITLTVALVRFKSLAVITAGWGALAFAAVVVLTMIASMQFDPRLIWDNVEHSGQHDE, from the coding sequence ATGACCTATATCACCGCGGCCAAGGCCGGTTTTATCGCTTGCCATGCGTGCGGCAATGTCGACGAGCGCGTCACGCCTTCCGCCCACCCCGGCGGCGGCAAGCACGAGCACGCGCCGCCGCAGCGCTGCTCGCGCTGCGGCTCGCCGCTCCACCAGCGCAACTTCGACAGCATCCCGCGCACCTGGGCGTTGCTGATCGCCGCGGCGCTGCTCTATATTCCGGCGAACCTGCTGCCGATCATGCACACGTCGTCGCTCGTCGGCAGCCAGGACGACACGATCATGAGCGGCGTCGTCTTCTTCTGGACCTCGGGCGACTGGCCGCTCGCGATCATCATCTTCATCGCGAGCATCCTCGTGCCGATGCTCAAGCTCGCCGTGCTGACGCTGCTCACCATCACGGCGCAGCGCCGTTCGCCGTGGCGGCCGCTGCAGCGCACGAAGCTCTATCGGCTCGTCGAGAGCATCGGCCGCTGGTCGATGCTCGACGTGTTCGTGATCACGCTCACCGTCGCGCTCGTGCGCTTCAAATCGCTCGCCGTCATCACGGCCGGCTGGGGAGCGCTCGCCTTCGCGGCGGTGGTCGTGCTGACGATGATCGCCTCGATGCAATTCGACCCTCGGCTTATCTGGGACAACGTAGAACATTCAGGACAACACGATGAATAG
- the secF gene encoding protein translocase subunit SecF — translation MEFFRIHKDIPFMQRALIFNAISFLTFIAAVFFLLHRGLHLSVEFTGGTVVEVQYPEAAKLEPVRSTLGTLGYPDALVQNFGTSRDVLIRLPLKAGLTSAQQSDQVMTGLKAQNAQVQLQRVEFVGPQVGKELVTNGLLALACVVIGIVIYLSVRFEWKYAVAGIIANLHDVVIILGFFAYFQWEFSLSVLAAVLAVLGYSVNESVVIFDRIRETFRRERKMSVTEVINHAITSTISRTIITHGSTQMMVLSMFFFGGPTLHYFALALTVGICFGIYSSVFVAAALAMWLGVKREDLLKEKKTQHDPNDPNAGAQV, via the coding sequence ATGGAATTTTTCCGCATCCATAAAGACATTCCGTTCATGCAGCGCGCGTTGATCTTCAACGCGATCTCGTTCCTGACGTTCATTGCGGCAGTGTTTTTCCTGCTGCATCGCGGGCTGCATCTTTCGGTGGAGTTCACGGGCGGCACCGTCGTCGAGGTGCAGTATCCGGAGGCCGCGAAGCTCGAGCCGGTGCGCTCGACGCTCGGTACGCTCGGCTACCCGGACGCGCTCGTGCAGAACTTCGGCACGTCGCGCGACGTGCTGATCCGCCTGCCGCTGAAAGCCGGCCTGACGTCCGCGCAGCAAAGCGATCAGGTGATGACGGGGTTGAAGGCGCAGAACGCGCAGGTGCAGCTGCAGCGCGTCGAGTTCGTCGGTCCGCAGGTCGGCAAGGAACTCGTCACCAATGGCCTGCTCGCGCTCGCGTGCGTGGTGATCGGCATCGTCATCTACCTGTCGGTCCGCTTCGAATGGAAGTACGCGGTCGCCGGCATCATCGCGAACTTGCACGACGTCGTGATCATTCTCGGCTTCTTCGCGTACTTCCAGTGGGAGTTCTCGCTGTCGGTGCTGGCGGCCGTGCTCGCGGTGCTCGGCTATTCGGTGAACGAATCGGTCGTGATCTTCGACCGGATTCGCGAGACGTTCCGCCGCGAACGCAAGATGTCGGTGACGGAAGTCATCAACCACGCGATCACGAGCACGATTTCGCGGACCATCATCACGCACGGCAGCACGCAGATGATGGTGCTGTCGATGTTCTTCTTCGGCGGCCCGACGCTGCACTACTTCGCCCTGGCGCTGACGGTCGGCATCTGCTTCGGCATCTACTCGTCGGTGTTCGTGGCGGCGGCGCTGGCGATGTGGCTCGGCGTGAAGCGCGAAGATCTGCTCAAGGAAAAGAAGACCCAGCACGATCCGAACGATCCCAACGCGGGCGCCCAAGTTTGA